A DNA window from Microcystis aeruginosa NIES-843 contains the following coding sequences:
- a CDS encoding cytochrome b6-f complex subunit PetM: MTAESMLFNGAIVAIVLVLVGLAWGFLLLKIQGGEAE, translated from the coding sequence ATGACCGCAGAAAGTATGTTATTTAATGGGGCGATCGTGGCGATCGTTCTCGTCCTCGTCGGATTAGCTTGGGGTTTTCTCCTCCTCAAAATCCAAGGTGGAGAAGCGGAATAG
- a CDS encoding thylakoid membrane protein ThyD, giving the protein MKIAITGATGFVGSRLVVKLYDRGDDILILTRNPDKAGRIYPKSIYPKIEIIPYIATESGDWQKEISGCDAVINLAGEPISERWTGEAKRAIVASREIGTEKIVEAIALADQKPKVLINSSAIGYYGTSETASFDENSPPGDDFLADVCKKWETAAQKVKDYGTRLVILRTGIVLGNGGALGKMIPPFKLFAGGPIGSGRQWFSWIHRDDLINLIIYCLDRQGISGTFNATAPNPVRMKEFCQILGEVMNRPSWLPVPDFALEILLGEGAKIVLEGQEVLPKATQAIGFDYRYPNLEAALQEIVPKM; this is encoded by the coding sequence ATGAAAATAGCGATTACTGGGGCGACGGGATTTGTGGGTAGTCGATTGGTGGTCAAACTCTATGATCGCGGCGATGACATCCTAATTTTGACTCGCAATCCCGATAAAGCCGGGAGAATTTACCCAAAGTCAATCTATCCTAAGATAGAGATTATTCCCTATATCGCCACAGAATCGGGGGATTGGCAAAAAGAGATTTCTGGATGTGATGCGGTGATTAATCTAGCGGGAGAACCGATTTCGGAACGCTGGACCGGGGAAGCAAAACGAGCAATCGTCGCTAGTCGGGAAATCGGCACCGAGAAAATTGTCGAGGCGATCGCACTGGCCGACCAGAAACCGAAAGTTTTAATTAACTCCTCGGCGATCGGTTACTATGGAACCAGTGAAACCGCTAGTTTTGACGAAAATAGCCCTCCCGGTGACGATTTTCTGGCAGATGTCTGTAAAAAGTGGGAAACAGCCGCCCAAAAAGTTAAAGATTACGGCACTCGTTTAGTCATTCTTCGCACGGGTATTGTTTTAGGCAATGGGGGTGCTTTAGGGAAAATGATCCCACCCTTCAAACTATTTGCCGGCGGACCGATTGGCAGCGGTCGTCAGTGGTTTTCTTGGATTCATCGGGATGATTTAATTAATTTAATTATCTATTGTCTCGATCGCCAGGGAATTAGCGGTACTTTCAACGCTACTGCACCCAATCCCGTCCGGATGAAAGAATTCTGTCAGATTTTAGGGGAAGTAATGAATCGTCCTTCTTGGTTGCCAGTGCCAGATTTTGCCCTCGAAATTCTCTTGGGAGAAGGAGCAAAAATCGTCTTAGAAGGTCAAGAAGTGCTGCCAAAAGCCACTCAAGCGATCGGTTTTGACTATCGTTATCCTAATCTAGAAGCGGCCTTACAAGAAATCGTCCCGAAAATGTAG
- the lysA gene encoding diaminopimelate decarboxylase has translation MLSTEPKINNSGQKYLAYQDCLSPNQTLFPLTAKVNNRDCLEIGGCDVTTLVERFGSPLYIVDEVTLRTACRQYLQGFQTHYPGESRVIYASKAWNCLALSAVVAREGLGFDVVSAGEIHTVLTALDQIKKTDVPIYFHGNNKSIAELEYAIEHNCIIIVDNWLELENLVKLGENRPDTPIPILLRLTPGIECHTHEYIRTGHLDSKFGFDPHQIEAVFDYVLAHPLLNCLGLHAHIGSQIFERQPHQDLAAVLADWFKLGLERGLPLEQLNVGGGLGIRYLESDDPPSIEEWVQAVSLAVAKACQERGIAYPLLIAEPGRSLIATACVTAYTVGNRKEIPEIRTYIAVDGGMSDNPRPITYQSVYRAVVANKMSQECQEVVTIAGKHCESGDILIKDITLPKTNPGDILVVLATGAYNYSMASNYNRLPRPAAVIVQNGEANLILERENLADLLRQDRLPNRLSLI, from the coding sequence ATGCTATCAACTGAACCTAAAATCAACAATTCCGGACAAAAATATTTAGCCTATCAAGATTGTCTATCCCCGAATCAAACCCTGTTCCCCCTGACAGCCAAGGTTAATAACCGCGATTGTCTAGAAATCGGTGGTTGTGATGTCACCACCCTAGTGGAACGTTTCGGTTCACCCTTGTATATTGTCGATGAAGTCACCCTCCGCACTGCCTGTCGTCAATACCTGCAAGGTTTCCAGACTCATTATCCCGGAGAATCTAGGGTAATTTATGCCTCGAAAGCGTGGAATTGCCTGGCCCTATCGGCCGTGGTCGCTAGGGAGGGATTAGGTTTTGATGTGGTGTCGGCCGGAGAAATTCACACGGTGTTAACCGCTTTAGACCAGATCAAGAAAACCGATGTGCCGATATACTTTCATGGTAATAACAAATCGATCGCCGAGTTAGAGTATGCGATCGAGCATAACTGCATTATTATCGTTGATAACTGGCTAGAGTTAGAAAATCTGGTTAAATTAGGCGAAAATCGTCCTGATACCCCTATTCCGATCCTGTTGCGGTTAACCCCCGGTATCGAGTGCCACACCCACGAATATATTCGCACGGGTCACTTAGACAGTAAATTTGGTTTTGACCCCCATCAAATCGAAGCGGTATTTGACTATGTTTTAGCTCATCCGCTGCTGAATTGTCTGGGTTTACACGCTCACATCGGTTCCCAGATTTTTGAACGTCAACCCCACCAAGACTTAGCCGCTGTGCTGGCAGATTGGTTTAAATTAGGTTTAGAACGGGGTTTACCCCTAGAGCAATTAAATGTGGGTGGTGGTTTAGGGATTCGCTACCTCGAAAGTGATGACCCCCCAAGTATCGAGGAATGGGTGCAAGCAGTGTCCTTAGCAGTGGCCAAAGCTTGTCAGGAAAGAGGTATCGCTTATCCGCTGCTCATTGCCGAACCGGGACGCTCTCTGATTGCCACCGCTTGCGTAACGGCCTATACAGTGGGTAATCGCAAGGAAATCCCCGAAATCCGCACCTATATCGCCGTTGATGGCGGAATGTCTGATAATCCCCGACCGATTACCTATCAATCGGTTTACCGGGCCGTGGTCGCCAATAAAATGAGTCAAGAATGTCAGGAAGTGGTGACAATAGCTGGAAAGCATTGTGAATCTGGCGATATTCTAATTAAGGATATTACGCTACCGAAAACCAACCCGGGGGATATTTTAGTGGTTTTAGCCACGGGGGCCTATAACTACAGCATGGCTTCTAATTACAACCGCTTACCCCGTCCGGCGGCGGTAATTGTCCAAAATGGAGAAGCTAATCTGATCCTTGAACGGGAAAATCTGGCGGATTTGCTGCGTCAAGACCGCTTACCCAATCGACTCTCCTTGATATAA
- the psb28 gene encoding photosystem II reaction center protein Psb28, whose amino-acid sequence MTTPTIEFFVGLSEELSGVSLRKNKSTGIRNVLMTFKTLKAIERFQSFTTRTYGDLRLTDEEGVIIVIPNSTKFIFGGDEGDEIQRVECGFEITDEHWERFLRFMNRYAAANGMGYQDK is encoded by the coding sequence ATGACCACTCCCACGATCGAGTTTTTTGTTGGTTTATCAGAAGAATTAAGCGGTGTTAGTCTCCGCAAAAATAAAAGTACCGGGATTCGCAATGTCCTGATGACTTTTAAAACCCTGAAAGCGATCGAACGTTTCCAAAGTTTCACCACCCGCACCTACGGTGATCTTCGTCTCACCGATGAGGAAGGAGTGATTATAGTTATTCCCAACTCGACTAAGTTTATTTTTGGAGGAGATGAAGGAGATGAAATTCAACGGGTAGAATGTGGTTTTGAAATCACCGATGAACACTGGGAGCGTTTTCTGCGCTTTATGAATCGTTATGCGGCAGCCAACGGGATGGGGTATCAGGATAAGTGA
- a CDS encoding GUN4 domain-containing protein: MTDQNGVLVEEQSEDITRKMSQLATESPKNQLQILTQLAGAGEGGLTVLRDFLLAQQPTPVNLVTGKAYQLLYQDNSAQSKEFLANYFPTGVVPLDSAKGIDYRLLQELLAKQDFQTADSLTRQKLCELAGEAAIQRKWVYFTEVEAFPGVDIQTIDHLWLVHSEGKFGWSVQRKLWIGVGQDFPKLWPKIGWKNGNNWTKYPQEFIWDLSAPVGHLPLLNQLRGVRVAASLFSHPVWSEK, translated from the coding sequence ATGACTGACCAGAATGGCGTGTTAGTAGAAGAACAGAGCGAGGATATTACCCGCAAGATGAGTCAATTAGCCACCGAGTCGCCGAAAAATCAATTACAAATCCTGACACAATTAGCCGGGGCCGGAGAAGGTGGCCTAACTGTATTGAGAGATTTTTTGTTGGCCCAGCAGCCCACTCCTGTTAATCTGGTGACAGGTAAGGCCTATCAATTGCTATACCAAGATAATAGCGCTCAGAGCAAGGAATTTTTAGCTAATTATTTCCCCACGGGTGTTGTTCCCCTCGATAGTGCTAAGGGTATCGATTATCGACTTTTACAGGAATTATTGGCTAAACAGGATTTTCAAACTGCCGATAGTCTCACCCGTCAAAAACTCTGTGAATTAGCAGGAGAAGCAGCAATACAGAGGAAATGGGTCTATTTTACGGAAGTAGAAGCTTTTCCCGGTGTAGATATTCAGACTATTGATCATCTTTGGTTAGTTCATTCGGAAGGGAAATTCGGTTGGTCGGTGCAGCGCAAATTATGGATAGGTGTGGGACAAGATTTCCCGAAACTCTGGCCGAAAATTGGCTGGAAAAATGGCAATAATTGGACGAAATACCCGCAGGAATTTATCTGGGATTTAAGCGCTCCCGTGGGCCATTTACCCCTGTTAAATCAACTGCGCGGGGTGAGAGTGGCCGCCTCTTTATTCTCCCATCCCGTCTGGAGTGAAAAATAG
- a CDS encoding DUF192 domain-containing protein yields MTGKKSFMLKIKLILFLGLLLLSCQSTNLNGNNSSMAQITTENQGQILPITAKADINGEMIELEVAQTPEQQAKGLMYRSSLEKNRGMLFPFAQPLMARFWMKNVSIPLDMIFLKDGIVKAVLLNVPPCAVDPCPVYGPNTMVNQVIELAGGRAKELGVKEGDKIKIESISRP; encoded by the coding sequence ATGACTGGTAAAAAATCATTTATGCTCAAGATCAAGTTAATACTATTTTTAGGTTTGTTGCTGCTGAGTTGTCAATCGACTAATCTCAATGGTAATAATAGTTCAATGGCTCAGATTACGACTGAGAATCAAGGGCAAATATTACCGATCACGGCCAAAGCAGATATTAATGGTGAGATGATTGAGTTAGAAGTGGCTCAAACCCCCGAACAACAAGCCAAGGGTTTAATGTATCGCTCATCTTTGGAGAAAAATCGCGGTATGCTATTTCCCTTTGCACAACCTCTGATGGCCCGGTTTTGGATGAAAAATGTCTCGATTCCTCTAGACATGATTTTTCTAAAAGATGGTATAGTAAAAGCAGTTTTGCTGAATGTCCCTCCTTGTGCCGTCGATCCTTGTCCTGTCTATGGGCCAAACACCATGGTTAATCAAGTGATCGAACTAGCCGGGGGCCGAGCCAAAGAATTAGGAGTGAAAGAAGGAGATAAAATTAAGATTGAGTCTATCTCAAGACCTTGA
- a CDS encoding DUF2949 domain-containing protein — protein sequence MSTIAYSQFRRFLQEELSLPQESIAMAERSIQSDKIHLPMILWQYGLVTLEQLDKIYDFLEEVV from the coding sequence ATGTCCACGATTGCCTATTCCCAATTCCGACGATTTCTACAAGAGGAATTGTCCCTTCCCCAAGAATCGATCGCTATGGCCGAGCGCTCGATCCAATCTGATAAAATTCATTTACCGATGATTCTCTGGCAGTACGGTTTAGTGACCTTGGAACAATTAGACAAAATTTATGATTTTCTCGAAGAGGTAGTATAA